In the genome of Eriocheir sinensis breed Jianghai 21 unplaced genomic scaffold, ASM2467909v1 Scaffold650, whole genome shotgun sequence, one region contains:
- the LOC126993653 gene encoding uncharacterized protein LOC126993653, with protein MSRVSTPCQRLLKVIMRRPSKRVAGLLLLLLLAGHVATLAYAYHQQGQSDLLRGIAALCSVLALPPLALLLPAESSLMSWAWLAVHVTYSDDLAQGALRVLNDLQAQPLLHALGMGHPDALDTIAYWWWFLQGLLLPTLASLVSGPSAPYDDNPDDDDNDDNNPDCDSPDDDNPDRDLDPAGEEDDFAEMNLREVVVVDWQFRVGALVPPPDSPLLQPRGEEEMEDEDELENVNRMEVAEAVEEGLFGVGALAAPPEPPAEEEVEEEDGIEEVERGEVVGEVVGMVVEGQVGVGVVAAPPDPPARHPGPVE; from the coding sequence ATGTCACGTGTATCAACGCCTTGCCAACGCCTACTCAAGGTTATTATGCGCCGCCCCTCCAagcgtgtggccggcctgctgctgctcctgctgctggccggccacgtggccaccctggcctacgcctaccatcagcaaggccagagtgacctcctgcggggcattgccgcgctgtgctccgtgctcgccctgccacccctcgccctcctcctgccagccgagagttccttaatgagttgggcgtggctcgccgttcacgtcacttatagtgacgacctcgcgcaaggcgccctccgcgtgctaaacgacctgcaggcacagcccctgctgcacgctctgggcatgggccaccccgacgccctggacaccatcgcctactggtggtggttcctacaggggctgctgctccctaccctggcgagcttagtctcggggcccagcgccccttatgacgacaacccagatgatgacgacaacgacgataacaaccctgactgtgacagccctgacgatgacaaccctgaccgtgatcttgaccctgcgggtgaagaggatgactttgcggagatgaacctgagggaggtggtggtggtggattggcagttcagggtgggggctctagtcccccctcctgactcgcccctcctccagcctcggggggaggaggagatggaagacgaggatgagctTGAGAACGTGAATCGGATGGAAGtagcggaggcggtggaggaagggttgtttggggtgggggcccttgccgcccctcccgagccgcctgccgaggaggaggttgaagaagaggatggtattgaggaggtggaaagaggggaggtggtgggggaggtggtggggatggtggtggaggggcaggtcggggtgggggttgttgccgcccctccggacccgcccgcccgccaccctggtcctgttgagtaa